From Flavobacterium alkalisoli, the proteins below share one genomic window:
- a CDS encoding UDP-N-acetylmuramate--L-alanine ligase, producing MRTHFIAIGGAAMHNLALALHEKGYNVTGSDDAIFEPSRSRLEKKGLLPQELGWYPEKITADIDAVILGMHAKADNPELLKAQELGLTIYSYPEFLYQQSKNKTRVVIGGSHGKTTITSMILHVMHYHGIEVDYMVGAQLEGFETMVHLTEDNDFIVLEGDEYLSSPMDRRPKFHLYNPNIALISGIAWDHINVFPTYENYVEQFEIFIEKITNGGILVYNEDDAEVKRIAEAATNPIRKLPYSTPEYSVENGVTYLETPEGAMPIEVFGAHNLNNLAGAKWICQNMGVDEADFYEAIASFKGASKRLEKIAENGKNVAYKDFAHSPSKVAATTKAVKEQYPERKLIACLELHTYSSLNAEFLKEYEGALDNADVAVVFYSPEAVKIKQLEEVTYEQIAKAFNREDLIIYTNPEAFKEYLFHLKYDTEGVALLLMSSGNYGGLNFDDVKTLM from the coding sequence ATGCGTACACATTTTATAGCTATTGGCGGTGCTGCTATGCACAATCTGGCCCTGGCCCTGCATGAAAAAGGATATAATGTAACAGGTAGTGACGATGCCATTTTTGAGCCATCGCGTTCCCGTCTTGAAAAGAAAGGATTACTGCCGCAGGAACTGGGATGGTATCCTGAAAAGATTACTGCCGATATTGATGCTGTAATTTTGGGGATGCATGCTAAGGCTGATAACCCAGAGCTTTTAAAAGCGCAGGAATTGGGACTTACAATTTATTCTTACCCTGAGTTTTTATACCAACAGTCTAAAAATAAAACCCGCGTGGTAATTGGAGGGTCGCATGGTAAAACAACCATTACGAGTATGATACTTCATGTAATGCACTATCATGGTATAGAAGTAGACTATATGGTAGGAGCCCAGCTGGAAGGCTTTGAAACCATGGTACACTTAACAGAAGATAACGACTTTATTGTGCTTGAAGGGGATGAGTACCTTTCTTCACCTATGGACAGAAGGCCGAAGTTTCATCTGTACAATCCTAACATAGCACTTATAAGCGGTATTGCGTGGGATCATATCAACGTATTTCCTACCTATGAGAACTATGTAGAGCAGTTTGAGATATTTATCGAGAAGATTACAAACGGGGGTATATTAGTATACAATGAAGATGATGCAGAGGTGAAAAGGATTGCCGAAGCTGCAACAAACCCAATCCGTAAACTGCCATACAGTACACCGGAATATTCTGTAGAAAATGGTGTTACCTATCTTGAAACTCCCGAAGGAGCTATGCCTATTGAGGTGTTTGGGGCACATAATCTTAATAATTTGGCCGGTGCCAAATGGATATGCCAGAATATGGGTGTGGATGAAGCCGATTTCTATGAGGCTATTGCAAGTTTTAAAGGAGCGAGTAAACGCCTTGAGAAAATTGCAGAAAATGGCAAGAATGTAGCTTATAAGGATTTTGCCCATTCACCAAGTAAGGTGGCTGCTACAACTAAAGCCGTAAAAGAACAGTATCCTGAAAGGAAACTTATTGCCTGCTTAGAGCTGCATACTTACAGCAGCCTTAATGCTGAGTTCTTAAAAGAGTATGAGGGCGCTCTTGATAATGCCGATGTGGCAGTAGTGTTCTATTCGCCGGAAGCGGTTAAGATAAAACAGCTTGAAGAGGTAACCTATGAGCAGATAGCCAAAGCCTTTAATCGGGAAGATCTTATTATTTATACCAATCCTGAGGCTTTTAAGGAATATCTTTTCCATTTAAAATATGATACCGAAGGTGTGGCGCTTCTTTTAATGAGTTCGGGTAATTATGGCGGACTTAATTTTGACGATGTAAAAACACTTATGTAA
- a CDS encoding DUF1287 domain-containing protein, producing the protein MKQLLLLFLIGSVLKADVQKDFYTQLSDAALTLTKDAVRYEPKYVKIKYPNGDVPAHTGVCTDVVIRAYRKLGIDLQKEVHEDMKANFAKYPKIWGLKSTDTNIDHRRVPNLQTFFTRKGEKLAVTQKGSDYKPGDIVTWMLNDRLPHIGIVVNKKGKSGNYMIVHNIGSGQNLDDCLFDYSISGHYRYKKEGH; encoded by the coding sequence ATGAAGCAACTTTTACTCTTATTCCTTATCGGTTCTGTTTTAAAAGCTGATGTACAAAAAGACTTCTACACACAGCTTTCTGATGCTGCCCTAACACTCACCAAAGACGCTGTAAGGTATGAGCCTAAATATGTAAAAATAAAATATCCTAACGGAGATGTTCCTGCCCACACCGGTGTATGTACCGATGTGGTTATACGTGCTTACCGAAAACTGGGAATCGACCTGCAAAAGGAAGTACATGAGGACATGAAGGCTAACTTTGCCAAATATCCCAAAATATGGGGATTAAAATCTACCGATACCAATATTGACCACAGAAGGGTGCCTAACCTGCAAACTTTTTTTACCCGTAAAGGAGAAAAACTTGCAGTAACACAAAAGGGAAGCGACTACAAGCCGGGAGATATTGTAACCTGGATGCTAAATGACAGGTTGCCTCATATAGGCATAGTGGTAAACAAAAAAGGAAAATCAGGCAATTATATGATTGTACACAATATAGGCAGCGGACAAAATTTAGACGACTGCCTCTTTGACTATTCGATAAGCGGGCACTACCGGTATAAAAAAGAGGGACATTAA
- a CDS encoding NAD(P)-dependent oxidoreductase, with the protein MKPSIKIAVIGATGKAGKFLIKELAKTNYQIKALVRNPENTNLSTVEVITGNVSTLDDVLSLLKDCDAVISVLGMGVSPNPTDIFTTSTGNILSAMKKLNIKRYIVITGLNVDTPTDSKSPNSKAATNWMYEYFPATTKNKQEEYEMLTESSTDWTMVRLPMIDLTEESPEIAISLTNSPGNKISATSLAQFLIKQLTDEAYIRQAPFIANQ; encoded by the coding sequence ATGAAACCATCTATAAAAATTGCCGTTATAGGCGCCACCGGAAAAGCCGGTAAATTCCTTATTAAAGAACTCGCAAAAACCAACTACCAGATTAAGGCGTTGGTTAGAAATCCTGAAAACACGAATCTCTCTACAGTCGAAGTCATTACAGGAAATGTTTCAACCCTGGATGATGTACTTTCGCTATTAAAAGATTGTGACGCGGTTATAAGTGTACTGGGCATGGGTGTCTCACCAAATCCTACCGATATATTCACAACTTCGACAGGCAATATTCTGTCTGCAATGAAGAAGCTGAATATAAAACGATACATTGTTATTACGGGATTGAATGTAGATACTCCTACCGATAGTAAAAGCCCTAACTCTAAAGCGGCTACCAATTGGATGTATGAGTACTTTCCTGCTACCACAAAAAATAAGCAGGAAGAATATGAGATGCTAACAGAAAGCAGTACAGACTGGACTATGGTAAGACTCCCGATGATTGACTTAACCGAAGAATCTCCTGAAATTGCCATAAGCCTTACAAACTCTCCCGGCAATAAGATAAGCGCTACCTCGCTAGCGCAGTTTTTAATTAAGCAGCTTACTGATGAAGCCTACATAAGGCAGGCTCCTTTTATAGCCAACCAATAA
- the radC gene encoding RadC family protein, whose protein sequence is MEETTGAFSIKYWAEDDKPREKLMLKGKTALSDAELIAILIGSGSRNESAVELSKRILKSVDNNLNALGKMSIQQLMNFKGIGEAKAVTIAAAAELGRRRREEDTPDLKKVTSSKAVYDIMQPLIGELPHEEFWVLYLNNSNKVIYKSQLSKGGITGTLVDVRLAFKLALEHNATGMILVHNHPSGTLQASEPDRQITKQMQQAGQSLSINILDHVIVTEKSYLSFADEGML, encoded by the coding sequence ATGGAAGAAACCACAGGAGCCTTTTCGATCAAGTATTGGGCAGAGGACGATAAACCCCGCGAAAAATTAATGCTTAAGGGCAAAACCGCCCTTAGTGATGCTGAACTGATAGCCATACTTATAGGCTCAGGTAGCCGTAACGAGAGTGCGGTGGAACTTAGTAAACGCATACTTAAAAGTGTAGACAATAACCTTAATGCTTTAGGTAAAATGTCCATTCAGCAACTCATGAACTTTAAGGGGATAGGGGAAGCTAAAGCCGTAACCATTGCCGCCGCTGCCGAACTGGGCCGAAGACGAAGGGAAGAAGATACGCCCGACTTAAAAAAAGTAACTTCCAGCAAGGCGGTTTATGATATTATGCAACCGCTTATAGGTGAGTTACCCCATGAGGAATTTTGGGTATTATACCTTAATAATTCCAACAAGGTTATTTATAAATCACAATTAAGCAAAGGAGGTATTACGGGAACACTCGTAGATGTTCGCCTGGCCTTTAAACTGGCACTGGAACATAATGCAACGGGCATGATACTGGTACATAATCATCCTTCCGGAACATTACAGGCGAGTGAACCCGACAGGCAGATAACAAAACAGATGCAACAGGCGGGGCAGAGCCTTAGCATTAATATCCTTGACCATGTTATAGTAACCGAGAAATCCTACCTAAGTTTTGCTGATGAGGGGATGTTGTAG
- a CDS encoding ABC transporter ATP-binding protein, producing the protein MITTKDIRFSYGKGTSFQFPDITASKGDSLLITGGSGKGKTTLLHLLGGLLRPQSGDVFIDDTSLSVLSDRKLDHFRGKNIGLVLQQSYFVASLNVLENVVLASWLATGHHATEKAKQLLEQLDLKEHMHKLPSQLSIGQQQRVSIARALINEPKLLLADEPTSSLDDENAYKVADMLSGLAKQFGTALVIVTHDQRLKDRFPNQITLS; encoded by the coding sequence ATGATTACTACAAAAGATATACGCTTTTCTTACGGGAAAGGCACTTCTTTTCAGTTTCCTGATATAACAGCTTCAAAAGGAGACAGCCTTCTTATAACGGGAGGATCGGGAAAAGGAAAAACCACATTATTGCATTTGCTTGGAGGGCTTTTACGTCCGCAGTCGGGAGATGTTTTTATAGATGATACAAGCCTGTCCGTTTTGTCAGACAGGAAACTCGATCATTTTAGGGGTAAAAACATAGGGCTTGTATTGCAGCAATCCTATTTTGTGGCATCACTAAACGTTTTGGAAAATGTGGTACTGGCATCATGGCTGGCAACCGGACATCATGCCACTGAAAAGGCGAAGCAGCTTTTAGAACAACTGGACTTAAAAGAGCATATGCATAAATTGCCTTCTCAGCTTAGTATTGGCCAGCAGCAAAGGGTGTCTATTGCCCGTGCCCTTATTAACGAGCCCAAGTTGTTACTTGCCGATGAGCCTACTTCAAGCCTTGATGATGAGAATGCTTATAAGGTAGCCGATATGCTTTCGGGACTTGCCAAGCAGTTTGGTACTGCACTGGTTATAGTAACTCACGACCAAAGGTTAAAAGACCGTTTCCCTAATCAAATTACGTTATCATGA
- a CDS encoding ABC transporter permease: MITKIAWKNIWFKPLNTLLSIILLTASVAIITLLILLQDQFEKKFSDNIDGIDMVLGAQGSPLQLILSSVYQVDAPTGNIDYTEAKKWMKHPFVETAIPLAFGDNYRGFRIVGTTPEYLHKYGAEITDGKVFDKNFEVVVGSAVAQKMNIKLGDKFFGSHGDSEEGEVHENHAYIVTGIASSTGKVVDNLILSNIPSVWAMHDHEHDHEHEGEALEDHDHEGHDHHDHEAAEEAHDHEDHMAAEEEGEEHHHEDGHDHDHAEEVHDHVDIPVSEEGKEITAVLIKFKSKMGIVTWPRLIPQNTKMQGALPAIEINRLFTLFGIGLDALQYLAYGIMLISGISIFIALFNTLKERKYEFALLRVNGASRLQLLMLVLIESLLLCFTGYIFGTIVGRLALSLISGSSESEFKISFNPLEFVWEKEGYLFLLTIFVGVLAAVIPAVKAYGLNISKTLANA, from the coding sequence ATGATTACTAAAATAGCTTGGAAAAATATATGGTTTAAGCCACTAAATACACTTCTTAGTATTATCCTGCTAACAGCGAGTGTGGCTATTATTACCCTGCTTATTTTACTGCAGGATCAGTTTGAAAAGAAATTTAGTGACAATATAGATGGTATAGATATGGTGCTTGGCGCACAAGGTAGCCCGTTGCAGCTTATACTGTCTTCGGTTTATCAGGTAGATGCCCCAACAGGGAATATTGATTATACCGAAGCTAAAAAATGGATGAAACACCCGTTTGTGGAAACGGCAATTCCGCTTGCTTTTGGTGATAATTACAGAGGATTTAGGATTGTTGGGACAACCCCCGAATATTTACATAAATATGGTGCAGAGATAACCGACGGTAAGGTTTTCGATAAGAATTTTGAGGTTGTTGTGGGTAGTGCCGTAGCACAAAAAATGAATATCAAGTTAGGAGATAAATTCTTTGGTTCTCACGGAGATTCTGAAGAAGGGGAGGTACATGAAAACCATGCCTACATAGTAACCGGTATCGCCTCTTCAACCGGTAAGGTAGTAGACAATCTTATTTTAAGTAATATTCCAAGCGTTTGGGCAATGCATGACCACGAACACGATCATGAACATGAAGGAGAGGCATTGGAAGACCATGATCACGAAGGGCACGACCATCATGACCATGAAGCTGCTGAAGAAGCTCATGACCACGAAGACCACATGGCAGCCGAAGAGGAAGGTGAAGAACATCATCATGAAGATGGCCACGATCACGACCATGCAGAAGAAGTTCATGATCATGTGGATATACCTGTAAGTGAAGAAGGGAAAGAGATAACGGCGGTGCTTATTAAATTTAAAAGCAAAATGGGTATAGTAACCTGGCCAAGGCTTATACCTCAAAATACAAAAATGCAGGGAGCGCTTCCTGCTATAGAGATAAACAGATTGTTTACGCTTTTTGGTATCGGCCTTGATGCGTTGCAGTACCTTGCTTATGGTATTATGCTTATATCGGGTATCAGTATATTTATCGCTTTGTTCAATACTTTAAAGGAAAGAAAATATGAATTTGCCCTTCTGCGTGTTAATGGTGCAAGCAGGCTGCAATTATTAATGCTTGTTCTTATAGAAAGTCTCTTATTATGCTTTACAGGATACATTTTTGGAACGATTGTTGGGAGGTTAGCACTAAGCTTAATTTCGGGTTCGTCTGAAAGCGAATTTAAAATTTCGTTTAATCCTCTCGAGTTTGTGTGGGAAAAAGAGGGATATTTATTCCTGCTCACTATCTTTGTAGGGGTTTTAGCGGCGGTTATACCTGCGGTTAAGGCTTACGGATTAAATATTTCAAAAACACTGGCAAATGCGTAA